One genomic window of Quercus lobata isolate SW786 chromosome 9, ValleyOak3.0 Primary Assembly, whole genome shotgun sequence includes the following:
- the LOC115961549 gene encoding protein FAR1-RELATED SEQUENCE 5-like yields the protein MPSQRKVAATHAIEIDLAHESGLRLKQSYELLSKQVGGYENLGFTKQDHKNYLRSKRQRDTEHGAAASLGRYFSRQLKENPSYYFATQLDCEELITNIFWANARMIIDYSHFGDVITFDTTYSTNRDARPLGVFLGLNHHRETVVFGDALLYDETIESFVWLFETFLEAMSEKKPITIFVDQDAAMSAAIKVVMPETYHVLCSWHMWQNAEKHLGHLLKTEPQFNADFLACIYEYDGEDEFLTAWNEMLDKYDVRENKWLIDLFKLKEKWAQAYVKRTFTAGMKTTSLSESFNADMKDCLHTDLNIVEFFTHFETIVNQKRDKELEAEYNSRQKFPRLKLKSSPMLNQVGPVYTPKLFDLFQTEVEEVMALSILECNVSQTHSYVVGVFNQNGKYEVMWNPLDETLSCSYRKFESFGILCRHGLKVLDVLDIKLIPNRYIMKRWRRDAKDGSGKNCTTHNINPDTRLEYVDRNCKANVEEDIIRPSTDFANKEDQLCASITIVPKGIKKREVYRNKKRRTKSWIEKMRKPKEGTSKKQTKKRKVQEEIYAYDVMAQKKTEDVSSGNITSFTQLLMSASTSSAVHQGGSSASVALASHLESTSSVVGFNNKINGARGLLTQGSVASGGL from the exons ATGCCATCACAACGAAAAGTGGCTGCAACTCATGCTATTGAAATTGATTTGGCACATGAATCGGGATTAAGACTAAAGCAATCTTATGAGCTTCTTAGTAAGCAAGTTGGTGGATATGAAAATCTTGGTTTTACCAAGCAAGATCATAAAAACTACTTACGTAGTAAGCGACAGAGAGACACGGAGCATGGGGCAGCTGCTAGCTTGGGAAGATATTTCAGCCGTCAACTTAAGGAAAATCCTTCATATTATTTTGCTACTCAATTGGACTGTGAAGAGTTGATTACTAATATCTTTTGGGCCAATGCAAGAATGATCATTGACTATAGCCACTTCGGTGATGTAATAACATTTGATACAACGTATAGCACAAATAGAGATGCAAGGCCACTTGGAGTATTTTTGGGTCTCAATCACCATAGAGAAACTGTTGTATTTGGAGATGCACTTTTATATGATGAAACGATTGAATCTTTTGTATGGTTATTTGAGACCTTCTTAGAAGCAATGTCTGAAAAGAAGCCAATCACTATTTTCGTAGATCAAGATGCAGCAATGTCAGCTGCAATAAAAGTAGTCATGCCTGAGACATATCATGTATTGTGTAGTTGGCATATGTGGCAGAATGCTGAGAAACACTTGGGTCATTTACTAAAAACTGAGCCTCAATTTAATGCTGATTTCTTAGCATGTATCTATGAGTATGACGGTGAAGATGAGTTTCTTACAGCTTGGAATGAAATGCTAGATAAGTACGATGTTCGTGAAAATAAATGGCTAATTGATCTAtttaaattgaaggaaaaatggGCCCAAGCATATGTTAAGAGAACTTTCACTGCAGGAATGAAGACAACCTCACTTAGTGAGAGTTTCAATGCTGACATGAAGGATTGCTTGCATACTGATCTCAATATAGTAGAGTTTTTCACTCATTTTGAAACAATTGTCAATCAAAAGCGGGATAAGGAGTTAGAAGCAGAATACAACTCTAGACAGAAATTTCCAAGATTAAAGCTCAAAAGCTCTCCTATGCTTAACCAAGTAGGACCAGTGTACACGCCTAagttgtttgatttatttcagaCAGAAGTTGAAGAGGTAATGGCACTTTCCATCCTAGAATGCAATGTGAGTCAAACACATAGTTATGTGGTTGGAGTTTTCaatcaaaatggaaaatatgAGGTCATGTGGAATCCATTAGATGAGACTCTATCTTGTAGTTACAGAAAGTTTGAGTCATTTGGTATTTTATGTAGGCATGGTTTGAAAGTTCTTGATGTATTGGATATCAAGTTGATTCCTAATAGATATATCATGAAGAGGTGGAGAAGAGATGCAAAAGATGGAAGCGGAAAAAATTGCACGACACATAACATTAACCCGGATACTCGACTGGAATATGTAGATCG GAATTGCAAAGCTAATGTAGAAGAAGACATCATTAGGCCTTCCACCGATTTTGCAAACAAAGAAGATCAATTATGTGCTTCGATTACGATTGTACCAAAAGGGATAAAGAAAAGAGAGGTTTATCGTAATAAAAAGCGTAGGACGAAATCATGGATAGAAAAGATGAGGAAACCAAAGGAAGGCACATCAaagaagcaaacaaagaaaagaaaagtgcagGAG gaaatatatGCATATGACGTCATGGCTCAAAAGAAAACTGAGGATGTATCTTCTGGAAATATTACTAGTTTTACACAACTTTTAATG TCGGCTTCTACAAGTTCTGCAGTACATCAAGGAGGCTCATCAGCAAGTGTTGCATTAGCATCACATTTAGAGAGTACATCAAGTGTTGTAGgcttcaacaacaaaattaatggTGCTAGAGGTCTCTTGACTCAAGGAAGTGTTGCAAGTGGAGGTCTCTAG